A window of Prionailurus bengalensis isolate Pbe53 chromosome E1, Fcat_Pben_1.1_paternal_pri, whole genome shotgun sequence genomic DNA:
TCCCATTTTACACATGTGGAAACTAAGCTGAGAGCACTAAGTCCAGAgtcacagagctggatgcggtgGACTTGGGACTGTCACTCAGggcctgttctttcttttcaagtttatttatttgagagagagacagagacagagacagggactccactgtcagcgtggagtccaacTCGGTactcagacccatgaaccgtgagattatgacctgagccaaagccaagagccagatgcttaaccgactgagccactcaggcgcccctgggcctGTTATTTTTAAACCTGGGCTCTCTCAAGGGCCTCAAGCAGCTTTTAAGAATATTCTGTGAGGGccacccggctggctcagccagtagtgTGTGTGACttgtgatcttggggttgtaagttcgagccccatgctgggtgtagaaattacttaaaaataataaaattgaaattaaaaattaaaaaagaatgttccaCGAACTTTCGGATGTTCACCCACCCCTGTTGTTGCTCATCACTTGCGGCCTTCGGTGAGCCCCCGTGGGGAGGAGGTGAGATGGAAACTAGCTTCTTTGAGTCCCTCCTGGGGGCAGCACTAGCCTCGTGCTAAGTGCTTTGCCAGTGGCTAGTCACCCAGCTCACAGCTCGGGACTGAGGACCGTGGTTATTGGTGTGGACAGAACACGAAGGGTCTGACAGAGAAGGCTCGCCTGGGAGTTACAGCTTtgtctgcctgtctccccaggcCAAAGTTTCTCCCCCACATCACGCTGAGCTTAGCTCCATGTCAGACATTTGACACGCATGTTTACTTATTAGCCACTACCCCGTGGTGGAGATACGTTGGCGAACAAACCAGGCTCTCATGATTATTTGCTAAAGTgaataatcacacaaataaatgagCCCATAATAGGGAGAGTTAACtagccagggaaggcttccctgcAGAGGTGATACTTACAGATGAAGAGGGAATAGGAGTTAGacaagaaaggagggaaggtTATGCCAAACAGGGAAGAGCAGGGAGCCTGGCTGCCTCCGTCGGTGGAGCgggcaactcttgatttgggggctgtaagttcgagtcccatggtaggtatagaggttactttaaaaaaaaaaaaatattggggcacctgggtggctcagtcggttaagtgtctgactcttgatcttggctcaggttaacatctcacggttcgtgagatcgagccccatgttgggctccatgctgatcgcatggagcctgcttgggattctctctctctctctctctctctctgcccatccccccctgaagataaacttaaaaaaaatatttttggggggagagagagagacagtgagagagagcgcatgagcaggggaggggcagagagagggggacagaggatcggaagcagggtctgcactgacagactgacagccgcaagcctgatgtgggactcaaactcgtgaacgacaagatcacgacttgagcagaagttggacgctcaaccaactgagctacccaggcacccctaaaaaaatcttaaaaaaaaaaaccccaaaacaaaataaaacaaaaaaacagagggaagagCACGTGCCAACATTCTGCGACAGCAGGAAGCACAACACCTCCAAGGAACTAAAGGGTTTGGTctctcctcccacaccccatcctGGCCGCATCTGCCCCTGCAGAGGAGGGTATAACTGCATCCCAGCATACAGACCAGACTGTCTAGGATGGGGACTaggggggagcagagaagcaGATATGTCCTCCAGTATGGGGTCTAAAATAACAGAGACCCTACTTGAGGGAAGGGTCTACTCCAGGAGTCTCGCCTTCCCCAGAGGCAAGAGAACCGAATACTGCCAGGCTCTCACTGAGTCTTGAGCTCTCAACAGGCCCctacccattctctctctttttgaaaaaaattcttttaagtttatttattaaaaaaatttttttaatgtttatttatttatttaaaaaaaaatttttttttcaacgtttatttatttttgggacagagagagacagagcatgagcgggggaggggcagagagagagggagacacagaatcggaaacaggctccaggctctgagccatcagcccagagcccgacgcggggctcgaactcacggaccgcgagatcgtgacctggctgaagtcggacgcttaaccgactgcgccacccaggcgcccctaatgtttatttatttttgtggaagagagagagacagagcacaagcagggaaggggcagagagggagacacagaatccgaagcaggctccaggctctgagctgtcagcacagagcccgacctggggctcgaacccatgaactgtgagatcatgacttgagctgaagttggatgctcaaacgactgaaccacccaggcgcccctaagtttattgattttgagagagacacagtgagcgggggaggggcagagagagagagggggacagcagatctgaagcaggctctgagatgacagcagagagccaaactcggggctcgaacttgagaacttcaagatcgtgacctgagccgaagtcggatgctcaaccgactgaaccacccaggtgcccaggcctCTACCCATTCTCATGCTGGCTCTCAGAAGAGCTTGGAATTCACCTGCCCTCAAATCACCAGCAgagccccaccccggcccccggccccacACCCAGGAAAGCTTGCCATGGCAGAGGTGGGCAAGAGGTCTGACTGCCTAAGTCTAGTCTCCTTGGGCTCAACACAAATATAGGCAGGGGCCCGGGAACTGAAATTTAAGCCAGAGCTTTTCCCAAGAATTCAGAGATCCAGCTGTCAGGACCCTCCCTGCTTTACAGAGGTTCAACTAACATTCCCACTACCACCACTGCTGCTGCCACTGCCATGGTCAACAACAGCCTCCAccagggatgggggggtggggggaggtctgttctccctctgcccaggccCAGCAGATAGATGACCAACTTCATTGGGGATAGGAGCGAAGCGCAGACCCTAACCTTAGCAAGGATACTAGAAAGGGCCTAATAGCGAGAGGGTCTCTATCGAGACCCTTGTTCCAAGGGGTCCAGCAGAGAAAGGGTTAAGAGGAGGGGCTCTCTAGAACCCGGGAAAGTGCCCCACCCAGGGGAGGGGCCAGTGGATTAAAAAGCAAGCAGTTTGAGTGGAGAGGCAAGGACAGGGCCTCCCTACCTCTAAAGGCCTCCACCGTCTGCAGTTCCAGCTCCAGGTAAGTGCCCTCTCCTGGGCCTGTCTGCTTGTTGGCGTGACCACAGGGAAGCTTCTGCCTCACTGCATCatctctggtttatttcattctggTGCTGGGTCCCCGAGGCGATCTCAACAGACCTGAGCTTTATAGGGTTCTCCAGGCCAGTCCCCTTGCCTATGCAACTTGGGCCGCCCTTGACCACAGTATCAAGGGGTTGCTGGCTCAGGCGCTATGGACCAGGGAGGGGGAGATCTGGGCGTCTAGCACTGGCCTATCCTGCTCTGCCCTTGGCCCCTGGCTCTCCCTGCCACAGTCCCCTGTGCCTGCTGCAGGATCCTGGCTGGGATATCATCATATACTGTAAGTTTGCGATGAGATACTACAGTATAGATGATGTACTAGTCCGGGTACCcccagctctggagccagacgAGGAGGGCAGGGGATGCTGCAAACCTACGGGGCTCGCCGCTCAGCCTATCACAGCCTGCTGACCGCCAAGACACTTGGGAATGGCGAGGAAACCGTTACCATTACTGAGTTTAGTAATGGTAACGGTTCTCTTGCTGCACCCAGAAAACGTGCCAAGAAGAGAGCTCAGGACCCTGGAGCGGAACACTGGAacactgggagggagggagactccAGCTCAGACaacggggtgggggtgaaggaaCGGgttaagttttctctttcttattctaaagaaataaagatgagaacCAGTACGCTTGTCTTTCAACTTTATTGGAATTCGAGACTAGGGGGAGGGATGGGGCGAGAGGCACTATCTCACTTAAGACCCATAAGTCCTTACACATGGTTTCAAGGTAGAGGAACTGAggggataagaaaaaaaaaaacaaaacctctctgCTAACAAGTGGCACCTGAGAGAGAAACTCTGGGTTCATTGCCAGCTGGAAGCAGTGTGGTATCGTTCCCACCAAAGAACCAACTTCTAGACCTAAGCAGCGGAGGCCCGAGGCAGAGGAACTACCTGAGAACTGAGCTAAGGTCGGTTCCTTCCTCCAACGGGAAAAAATGGCCAGGCAGGGGCTGTGCAGACTCAAGCAAGGTCAAGTTAGTCAGGAAGTGTCCATGCCCCTTACCAGTCCCTGCAGGGTCTGAGCAGGAACCATTCTGGTCAGTGGCTCCTGCCAGCAGCTTTGATGCCTTGGGAGAGGCAGCAGAGTGGTCACTTGAGAAGCTTCACAGAGAGGCGGAGCCGAACATCGCAGAGGAAGATGTCCATGAGGTCGCGGCCCACCTCCTGTGCAATCTGGGAGATCAAGTGCCCCTTTGGACCAATGAGGATCTTCTGAGGGTGGAGCAAAAGAGAGGGCCATGAGGCTGCTCTCAGGGCTCTAAGTGCGAGAGGAGAACCCCTGCTTAATAGACCCCTAGTCCCTTCTCCAAGCTTAATCCAGCTTACCACATGAGATTCTTTGGGCACCAGAAGCTTCTGTTCGATCACCAGCTCCCCGCTTGGCCCTTCCTCCCACACCACTGTCCTCTGCACAGGGAGATACCATGATTAGTCAGACAGGCCTATACCCctacctctctgggccccagatAGCCTATTCTGGGTATGTGGCTGGTGAAGAGCCCCTAGACCCCTTCATTGTGCCTGCACCTGCTGCACATTGTAGGGTATCTCCTGGGGCAGGTGCTCTAGTAGCTTCTCTCGGATGGTGTTGGCACAGATCTCCTCAGGTGTCTGGCTGGTGAGGACTCCGCTGTGGAACTCCCAGGGTCCTGGCCGGGCCTGTGCCAGGAGGTACTGCTGTGGGTACAGAGAGGGTCCGTGGGGCAGCTCAGTCCCAACCAAGACTTTCCTACCTACTCACTCTTACTTCCGGGAGGAACTGTGAGGCTTGTCTTCATATGGTGGAAATCAAAGGACAGGCTATGGCCAAGGCCAACTGACCTTTAGTATTTTCACGTCTTCCTGGCTTAGGGCAGACAACATGAAGATCTCCTGGAAGTGGGGCCAGCCAGTCTTCTGAGGGCCTCCCACAGACTGTGTGTTTGGGCCCTTAGCTGCGGGGCCCGGGCAATGAGTGCCGGCCTGTGAGCGAACAGCCTCCCTCATCTTGAGCTTCTTGCCATTGACCACACCTTCAGTGAGGGCTGCTGTGAGCTCCAGGAGAATGGACTTCTGCTTCAGGCAATCTACCTGggcatgggggatgggcagagggtggggaggtAGTGAGATGGGCACCTGGGAGGAAAGTAGACCCCTCCTTCAGGTAGGTGGTGCTCACCTTGTTCATGACAAGGATGCTAGGGACTTGGGAGAACTGGGTCAGGCACTGGAGCACTTGGGGGCTGAGCTGGTTCCGAGTCCACTTGTCTGAGACGTCCACAAGAACCACAACTGGAAGttggcagggtggggaggaggacaaAGATATGACCACTCTCTCTTCACCCCCCAAAAAGATCCATGATATGGGCTCTGGCCAACCCCATCCCCCAAACTACCAGGAATGAGAGAGGCCATGACCATGAAAATTGGGCTTCAGATTCCCATCATGAGTCTAACCCATATCAGCAGATTCCATGCTCTTCCACGGATCTTCCAACAAAGAAAGCTCCAGATGGTGCCTGAGGGACAAACATAGGTCAGGAAGGGTTTTATGACTGATGTAGTCCTGATGAGGAAGAGGGTATAAGGGGGTTTTCCAGTCCCTATGACAGAATCTCCCCGCCCTCTCCTCAACACCTTTCCCTCTACATACCCATTTCCACAGCTATTACCTTTTCTGTTTAACAGGGCTGATGAGACCAGGTGTGTCAAGTAGAATCTAAAATCGGGAAAGAGAGATGCCCAGCCCCCCAGATGGAACACTTATGACTGGTGAGTGAGAGAAAGGCCATCCTTGATGTCAGGAGCCTGCCCCCACTCTTGGCCAAGCTGACTTTAGATTTTCaccctccagctttgttttggtTCTAGATGGGATCCAAGAGAAAGATGATGACTGTGAATACGTGGAAGATGAGAAAGGAGTGAAGAGGGAATGAGATCTTTCTGACTAGATGCCAGAGGTGGAAGGTAGAGAGAGAACTGCATGAGGCCTAATGGCCCTTCCCTCAGAGAAATGAACCTAAACATCATTTTCTTCATGTCTAACTGTAAGGGGGACCCTCTTAGGTTCACCCTCTGTCCTATTTGCTGGACTCCCCTTGCAGGTACGCACCACCTGAGCTTCCTTCTCTGTGATGATCCCCAGAGCTTGGCAACGAGTGGTGTGCACCTTCTTGGAGACAGGGAACACCTGCCAGAAACAAAGAAGTCCCAAGTGAAATCCCAGATCCCTCTAGAACAATCCATAAGCAGAAAAGAAGTGAGAGATGAAAAGGGGGTTAAAGATTGAGCATACTTTTCGGCCCAGCAGCTGGTTGGAGAGTGTTGACTTTCCTGCATTCGGAGCACCCAGGAGGACCACACGTAGGACCCGGGGGTTCTCGGGCATATCAGGACGATGGACCAAGAGGAGATCCTGTTCATctgtgtgggggggggtaggAGTGGAGTGAGAGGTAATGCAATATGGATCCTGTCAGGTACTCAGTCCTACCCACCCACAGAGGAAGTAAGGAATATAAGATTAGTGTACCATGTTGAAGCTGAGACCTGGCTTTGAGATTTAGTTTGCCCGTTAAtttgtttatgtaattttattaagTTCTCTAACTTCTCTAAGCCCCTTAGTTTTTTCacatgtaaaatggagataatattaaACAACACCTACTTATAACCTTcttttgatggggcacctggatggcccgactcttggtttcagctcatgatctcacagtttgtgagttcaagccctgtcaggctctacactgacagtgcaaagcctgcttgggattctttctctctcctttctctgtccctctcctgcttgctctctctctcaaaataaacaaacattaaaaaaaaacaaaaaaaacaactttggggcacctgggcggctgtcagttaaacatctgactcttgattttggttcaggacatgatctcaccgtctgtgagttcaagtccagcatcgggctctgcacggacggcatggagcctgcttaggtttctgtctccctctttctcaaaataaataagtaaacttaaaaaaaaaaataaccttcttTTGGCAATTGTGTAAAAACaatcagcacaatgcctggcacttaaTATTCAATTACTGTGTGGAACTGTACTGTAGTTGTGCCTGGTAAATCTGTGTACATGTATGAAAGTACATCTAGATCAGATAAAGCGAGAAATCCCTCCAGCTCTGACAGTCTCACCTTATTAAGGGTGTTATGAAGGCTCTGCAAGCTTTCTCAGTATTTCTAAGTAGGAGTCCCTTATGCATTACAATGACCAGTTTTTGTATCCAGACTCCCCACCAGACTGTAGTCTATGCTACTTGAAGATCAGAGAGTGCTGTTTCCTGGGTGTAACTCAGTCTCTTGACAAGTAGATGGGCACTAATCGGATCGAGTTTGCTTCCCAAATCCGGGCAGAGAGCCACAATTGTGCTTTGCCCATGGCCCTTCAATCTCCTGCTTTTTGTAAGCGTCTCTGATTGTGATCCTCTGGCTCCAAAAGTTTTAGAACCTGGTATTTCTCTCCTGTGAGATCCTTCACGGCTCGCCTCTCTTTGGGGACCTCGAGATCGTTTTCCATGATATAAGACCAAAGATGATATCCCCAGAGAGTTTCCCTGACTCGGAACTTTAAATGCTAAAACTGTGACAGTCCGGGACAAGCTATCTGGGCCCTTTACCTCTGTGTATGGACACGGCGGGAGGATGAGAAGTCAATGAACTGTCTGGCTGAGCGAGTCCGAGGAAGCGGTCCAAGGCTGAGCTCTGGCCATAACGGCGAGAGGCGGAGGCCAGACGGGGACCAGAGAAGGCGGCGCCCGCGAAACAAGACACGCACCTCCGCTGACAGTCCAAGAGCGAGGAGAGGCCGGTCACCCACCCCCTCGCCGCGTCTGGGCCCAACGGCCGGACCCCTAACACCGCCCGAAAGAACAGAGCAGCGCGCCGCGCCGGAGCAGCCATTACAGCCGCAAGGCACTCCGGGAACTGGCCAGAAACGCACCTAAGAGTGAATAGAGCAGTGGAAAAAGCGAGCACGAGAGAGCTAGATTGGCCCAGAGAGCGGAGACGCACGGGATGCTGGAGGTGGGATGAAGGAGAAATTGCTTTGGAGACTGACCGAGGCTAAGGAAAATCTGTATTTAGAGTTTGTGTAAACATGATGATTGTTTTGGACTCCTATACACAGcctgctttcttcttctcctgcCAAAGTGTTGTAAAAGGTTGTTCTAGCCCTGCCTCCTGGGCGACTACATCTCCCATGAGGCCTAGAGGCAGAAATCGTTCTCTTAACACAAAACTTATCGCGGCTGGAGAAACTGACGCATCTAAGGAGGAAAGGTCGTGGAAGCCGGAGCGTGTGCTGTTCCGCTGTCCCCCTAAGGGCCTTTTTAGTTTTCTCTAGCCTCAGGCTTGCAGGATCCTCTCCCAGTGCCACCCCTGGCTTGGTCTAGCGGTCGGCAGCGGCCTCCACTGCCACCCAAGGAGTAGTCAGTCCGTAGGTCTGTGTTTCCGAGGAGCAGCAGACGCGATTTCCCTTCTGTAAACCTCCATAACCATCTCATCTCAGAGACCATTCCTTtctggagaaaaaacagagggtcTGTAAAGGGAGAAGCTGCTTAGTCACCTACAATTCCCCAGATTGACTCAGCAGCCTGCAAAACTTGGTATATCTTAGCTGTTTGTGGCCTTAAGCCTTATTCATCCTTTGGAGCCTCTGGATTAAACTCttgaaaagagagggagagagagggagagagagagagatgttggcGGGGATTGGGGGAATGGGGATTTACTCAGCATATGCTATGTACAGGCCATgtccaggtgctggggatacatgaatgaagaaaatggacaaaagctTCTTATCACAGGACTTGTGTCCTGGGGACTGTGGTGGGAgggtggtgagggagagagagacatttgTTAGTGACCTGACAGGAACTGTTCAGTATTGTGGTCTGGGTGAAAACCTAAATAGAGTGTAtttaagagagaatgagaggtgggggcccctggctggcttagtAAGTAGAGTGTGTGGCTCTTGGTAtcaggcttgtgagtttgaaccccaggtTGGGTTGGGccagagttttatttatttttttaatgtttatttatttactatttttgagagagagagagtgtgtgtgtgagcaagagtgggggaagggtaaagaggggtggggagcgagaatcctaagcaggctccatgttgtccgtgcagagcctgatgcggtgctcgaactcacaaattgtgagatcatgacctaagctgaaatcaagcttCCTGATGGTtaatggatgcttaactgactgagccacccaggcaccccaggctgtagagctttaaaaaaaagatataagatCTTTCTGAGGGAGCAGAGCAAAAGGGAATGGTAatagaaagaggggagagagaagtggagttaaaggctttttttttaacaatttttttttaacatttgttcatttttttttaattaaaaaaaaattttttttcaacgtttatttatttatttatttattttttccaacgtttttattatttatttttgggacagagagagacagagcatgaacgggggaggggcagagagagagggagacacagaatcggaaacaggctccaggctctga
This region includes:
- the ERAL1 gene encoding GTPase Era, mitochondrial, with the translated sequence MAAPARRAALFFRAVLGVRPLGPDAARGWVTGLSSLLDCQRRCVSCFAGAAFSGPRLASASRRYGQSSALDRFLGLAQPDSSLTSHPPAVSIHRDEQDLLLVHRPDMPENPRVLRVVLLGAPNAGKSTLSNQLLGRKVFPVSKKVHTTRCQALGIITEKEAQVILLDTPGLISPVKQKRHHLELSLLEDPWKSMESADMVVVLVDVSDKWTRNQLSPQVLQCLTQFSQVPSILVMNKVDCLKQKSILLELTAALTEGVVNGKKLKMREAVRSQAGTHCPGPAAKGPNTQSVGGPQKTGWPHFQEIFMLSALSQEDVKILKQYLLAQARPGPWEFHSGVLTSQTPEEICANTIREKLLEHLPQEIPYNVQQRTVVWEEGPSGELVIEQKLLVPKESHVKILIGPKGHLISQIAQEVGRDLMDIFLCDVRLRLSVKLLK